The segment GCCAGGGTCAGGCCGCCGTGATCGCCGGCATCAACGTCGGCAAGGTCGGGGCCTCGAACCTCGACGACGGCGTCGCCAAGGTGCGGCTCGACATCGAGCCCAAGTACAAGGACCTGCTGCACTCCGACGCCGAGTTCCTGCTGCGCCCGAAGACCGGCCTCAACGACATGGTGGTGGAGATCGATCCCGGCACCGAGGGCCCGCCGCCCGCGGAGGGCGAGACGCTGCCGCTGGCCCAGGGCCTGAGCAACGTGCAGCTCGACCAGTTCTTCGCCACGCTCGACGGCGACACGCAGGACTACCTGACGCTGCTTCTGAACGGCGCCGGCGAAGGGCTCGACGGCAAGGGCGAGGACCTCTCGCAGGCACTCCGCCGCTTCGGACCTTTCGCCCAGTACACGGCCAAGCTGAACGGCAAGCTCGAAGAGCGCCGCAACAACATCAGTGGCGGGGTTCACGCCTTCAGCCAGATTGCCACCGAGCTCGGCAACAACGACGAAGCGGTCGCCGACTTCATCACCAACTCGAAGAACAACCTGCAGGCATACGCCAACGAGGAGGCATCGCTGCGCGAGGCGCTCCAGGAGTTCCCGTCGACCCTGACCGCGGCGCAGAGCGGCCTCTCCAAGTCGAACCAGCTCTCGCTGGTCCTGCGTCCGACCCTGCTCGGTTTGATCCCGGGCGCGAAGAACCTGAAGGGATCGCTCAAGGCGATCCAGCACCTGTCTGAAACCCAGACCGCGAACGTACGCGACAACATCCGGCCGTTCTCACGCAACGTACAGCCGGTCTTCCAGGACCTCTACAAGACCAGCAAGCCCGCCGCGGTCACCACGACGCAGTTCAAGGGTGTGTTCAGCGAG is part of the Thermoleophilia bacterium genome and harbors:
- a CDS encoding MCE family protein, which codes for MKRAIKTHYKDFLAIAGLIVIALAVLLVILANQKAALPSWVPGMGQDFYSINAEFETAQAITPGQGQAAVIAGINVGKVGASNLDDGVAKVRLDIEPKYKDLLHSDAEFLLRPKTGLNDMVVEIDPGTEGPPPAEGETLPLAQGLSNVQLDQFFATLDGDTQDYLTLLLNGAGEGLDGKGEDLSQALRRFGPFAQYTAKLNGKLEERRNNISGGVHAFSQIATELGNNDEAVADFITNSKNNLQAYANEEASLREALQEFPSTLTAAQSGLSKSNQLSLVLRPTLLGLIPGAKNLKGSLKAIQHLSETQTANVRDNIRPFSRNVQPVFQDLYKTSKPAAVTTTQFKGVFSEFNKLFNLLAYNPEGDAQEGFLFWAPWLAHNTNSSINAQDASGPVRRGISSITCNTSTQAQSISTGVPQLLTAFRLAQLPPPILPEYGGICPDGIYKTPTDLLPIPTSGLVSNDTDGATGAFGPTGDTGVTSATVPTGPTGDTGGTDTAPTGPTDTTDTP